Proteins encoded by one window of Geobacter sp. DSM 9736:
- a CDS encoding c(7)-type cytochrome triheme domain-containing protein: protein MKRLLLSLALLGFPVLIFAKDFKLVTYYTENAGRAVFEHDVHLKALTNNCTVCHNKAFNVDHKKNPVATMADMEQGKSCGMCHNKTRAFGLAECTRCHPVKEVPIVIPDFGTLTFSHNVHTKLYLCQDCHNKIFKAGPGNPHVTMAEMEKGKSCGACHDDKAAFTVKGSCTRCHTVRDLSLPAASFFGHDYHLKKNYQCGDCHSQLFIAGPNSKRYSMLDMERGQSCGGCHNGTGAFSVKGDCGRCHRGVGDVRFKAHQALFPHGYHLNIYRCSDCHSGIIVGGASAKRYTMQEMEKPQYRSCGACHQGDFAFSVSGSCDRCHKGTREINYPIQDAGNVLFSHTFHVERYQCADCHYKVFATGSRRKGYTMAEMVKGASCGACHDGKQAFTAAANCGRCHPVKDIEFTLDALFGHDRHLQMYSCTDCHNKLFVAGPKYQTNRYTMVDMEKGKSCGGCHEGKSAFSVAGDCGKCHRTAPELTLKVQDAGNTPFSHKVHISMYTCGDCHNGIFTTGVAAKRYNMADMEKGKSCGACHDGKAAFTAAANCARCHPVKTLKLAGATFSHDFHIGLYRCNECHSKLFNPTPLNLRRSMKEMEGGKSCGACHDGKTAFSVTGNCTKCHKLQMIKFDFPDKPQTKSVKFSHKVHIGRGYECSNCHYKLYPSEGVKKPVTMGEMSQGKSCGACHGQGMIFNVSDNAYCEKCHVGETEPAPEEGGQ from the coding sequence GTGAAACGCCTCCTGCTTTCCCTTGCGCTGCTCGGGTTTCCCGTGCTTATCTTTGCCAAGGACTTCAAGCTCGTAACCTACTACACGGAAAATGCCGGACGGGCAGTGTTCGAGCACGACGTCCATCTGAAGGCTCTGACCAACAACTGCACGGTGTGCCACAACAAGGCTTTCAACGTCGACCACAAGAAGAACCCTGTAGCCACAATGGCGGATATGGAACAGGGCAAGTCGTGTGGGATGTGTCACAACAAGACCCGTGCCTTCGGGCTTGCCGAATGTACCCGTTGCCATCCGGTAAAGGAGGTGCCCATTGTCATTCCGGATTTCGGCACCCTTACCTTCAGTCACAACGTGCACACAAAGCTATATCTTTGTCAGGACTGTCACAACAAGATATTCAAGGCTGGTCCCGGCAATCCTCACGTCACCATGGCAGAGATGGAGAAAGGAAAGTCGTGTGGCGCCTGCCATGACGACAAGGCGGCTTTCACCGTAAAGGGAAGCTGCACACGCTGTCACACGGTGCGGGATCTGTCACTTCCGGCGGCGTCTTTTTTCGGTCACGACTACCACCTCAAGAAGAACTATCAATGCGGCGATTGTCACAGCCAGCTCTTCATCGCCGGTCCCAACAGCAAGCGGTACAGCATGCTGGACATGGAGCGGGGGCAGTCGTGCGGAGGGTGTCATAACGGAACAGGTGCATTTTCTGTTAAGGGGGACTGTGGCCGGTGCCATAGGGGAGTTGGGGATGTCAGGTTCAAGGCTCACCAGGCCCTGTTCCCTCATGGGTACCATCTGAACATATACAGGTGCAGCGACTGTCACAGCGGCATCATAGTCGGGGGAGCCAGCGCGAAGCGGTATACCATGCAGGAGATGGAAAAACCGCAGTACCGGTCCTGTGGTGCATGTCATCAGGGTGATTTCGCTTTTTCTGTCTCCGGAAGCTGCGACAGGTGCCATAAGGGAACAAGGGAAATTAACTACCCGATCCAGGATGCAGGGAATGTCCTCTTCAGCCATACCTTCCATGTTGAGCGCTACCAGTGCGCCGATTGCCACTACAAGGTCTTCGCCACCGGTTCAAGACGCAAGGGTTATACAATGGCGGAGATGGTGAAAGGGGCATCCTGCGGAGCATGCCACGATGGGAAACAGGCCTTCACAGCCGCTGCCAACTGCGGAAGATGTCATCCGGTAAAGGACATAGAGTTTACGCTTGATGCCCTCTTCGGGCACGACCGGCACCTTCAGATGTATTCTTGCACCGATTGCCACAATAAGCTCTTTGTGGCAGGGCCGAAATACCAGACGAACCGGTATACCATGGTCGATATGGAGAAGGGAAAGTCGTGCGGTGGATGTCACGAGGGTAAGAGCGCCTTTTCAGTCGCCGGGGACTGCGGGAAGTGCCACCGAACCGCCCCCGAACTGACCCTGAAAGTTCAGGATGCCGGAAATACTCCGTTCAGCCATAAGGTTCATATTTCCATGTACACCTGCGGTGACTGCCACAACGGCATCTTCACAACTGGTGTTGCCGCGAAGAGGTACAACATGGCCGATATGGAAAAAGGAAAATCTTGTGGCGCCTGTCACGACGGGAAGGCCGCTTTCACGGCTGCCGCCAACTGTGCCAGGTGCCATCCGGTAAAGACCCTGAAGCTTGCCGGTGCAACATTCAGCCATGACTTCCATATCGGGCTCTACCGGTGTAACGAATGCCACAGCAAACTCTTCAACCCCACTCCGCTCAACCTGCGGCGTTCTATGAAGGAGATGGAGGGGGGCAAGTCGTGCGGCGCATGTCATGACGGAAAGACAGCCTTCTCCGTCACGGGAAACTGTACAAAATGTCATAAGTTGCAAATGATCAAGTTTGACTTCCCGGACAAGCCGCAGACCAAAAGCGTCAAGTTCAGCCACAAGGTACATATCGGCAGAGGCTACGAATGCAGCAATTGCCATTACAAGCTCTATCCTTCCGAAGGGGTAAAGAAACCGGTAACGATGGGGGAAATGTCACAGGGAAAATCGTGCGGGGCTTGCCACGGGCAGGGAATGATTTTTAATGTCAGCGACAACGCATATTGCGAGAAGTGCCACGTGGGGGAGACGGAGCCGGCTCCGGAAGAGGGTGGGCAGTAA
- a CDS encoding chemotaxis response regulator protein-glutamate methylesterase, whose amino-acid sequence MRSIRVVVVDDSSYSRRTIGKMLEDMPNVEVVGYAADGEEGLRRIIDLKPDLVTLDLIMPRMDGFTLLRIIMNTHPVPVIVISSRNEDSRVFQALELGALDFVAKPTPTISEELLSIREDLQNKVRSIISLNLARIFTADHRAPVPSRADILAPRHHFSTEIQVVAIGASTGGPRALQTIFADLPASPPFAIVVSQHMPPGFTRAFADRLDRGSSFTVKEAEDGDPVRPGSALIAPGGCNLLFEKRGGEVVVSLKAPRPEHRYYPSVDAMFTSLSALFGPRMLAVVLTGMGNDGSAGVRAVKSAGGVVLAESEESAVVFGMPREAAATGLVDRIVTLGQMGDEILRMASRTEDGST is encoded by the coding sequence ATGAGATCTATCAGGGTGGTAGTGGTAGACGATTCCTCATACAGCCGGCGGACCATCGGGAAGATGCTGGAGGATATGCCCAATGTGGAGGTGGTCGGATACGCAGCAGACGGAGAAGAGGGACTCAGGCGAATCATAGATCTGAAGCCCGATCTGGTGACCCTCGATCTCATCATGCCAAGAATGGACGGATTCACCCTGCTGCGTATCATCATGAACACGCATCCTGTCCCGGTGATCGTCATCAGCTCACGCAACGAGGACAGCCGTGTCTTTCAGGCGCTTGAGCTTGGGGCACTGGATTTTGTCGCCAAACCAACCCCCACGATTTCAGAAGAACTCCTGTCGATCCGGGAGGACCTGCAGAACAAGGTCAGAAGCATTATAAGTCTCAACCTGGCCAGAATTTTCACCGCTGACCACCGGGCACCTGTCCCCAGCCGAGCTGACATTTTGGCGCCACGCCACCATTTTTCCACCGAAATTCAGGTGGTTGCCATAGGTGCTTCTACCGGCGGACCCAGGGCACTTCAGACCATTTTTGCGGACCTCCCCGCTTCGCCTCCCTTTGCTATCGTTGTCTCCCAGCATATGCCACCGGGATTCACAAGGGCATTCGCGGACCGCCTAGACCGGGGAAGCAGCTTTACCGTAAAGGAAGCGGAAGATGGTGATCCCGTGCGTCCTGGTAGTGCGCTCATAGCGCCTGGTGGATGCAATCTTCTCTTCGAGAAGAGGGGCGGCGAGGTTGTCGTCTCCTTGAAGGCTCCTCGTCCGGAACATCGGTATTATCCTTCAGTCGATGCCATGTTTACTTCCCTTTCCGCTCTGTTCGGTCCCCGCATGCTTGCCGTGGTTCTGACGGGAATGGGTAACGACGGTAGTGCGGGAGTAAGGGCGGTAAAATCTGCCGGAGGAGTGGTGCTGGCAGAGTCCGAGGAAAGTGCAGTAGTCTTCGGCATGCCCAGGGAGGCTGCCGCCACCGGCTTGGTGGACCGCATAGTGACTCTTGGGCAAATGGGGGATGAGATTCTCAGAATGGCATCCCGGACTGAGGATGGATCTACTTGA